A portion of the Segatella copri DSM 18205 genome contains these proteins:
- a CDS encoding DUF6078 family protein, translating into MSKPKKEYTALPINYPVCEHSSCSMAATCLHQVAYSMMMEQNEEYLRLINPTRCSKDEACTYYRDKKPVIFARGFTNFQKRMYPQQYDKFMTTLILHFGRNQYFKRRRGDILLPPEEQEVIKLMLEKVGADSKMDFDKYEEHINWSA; encoded by the coding sequence ATGTCAAAACCAAAGAAAGAATATACGGCTTTACCGATAAACTATCCTGTATGCGAGCATAGTAGCTGCTCTATGGCAGCTACCTGCTTACATCAGGTAGCCTACTCCATGATGATGGAGCAGAATGAAGAGTATCTGCGTCTGATCAATCCCACCAGATGCAGCAAGGACGAGGCTTGTACATACTATCGGGATAAAAAGCCGGTGATATTCGCCAGAGGATTCACCAACTTCCAAAAGCGGATGTACCCACAGCAGTATGACAAGTTCATGACTACCCTCATCCTCCACTTCGGACGTAACCAATATTTCAAGCGCAGGCGTGGTGACATTCTTCTTCCACCTGAGGAGCAAGAAGTGATAAAACTGATGCTTGAAAAGGTAGGAGCAGACTCCAAAATGGACTTCGACAAATACGAGGAACACATCAATTGGAGTGCCTGA
- a CDS encoding Fic family protein, producing the protein MKQEIKDIMLKLLKRHKELGITDQIDYEKFYLYSIITHSTAIEGSTVTEVEAQLLFDEGITAKGKPLIEQLMNLDLKAAYDYGRIWIKQHEDITIESLVTLASKVMARTGGEYYSLGGSFDASKGELRKLNVTAGAGGRSYMNWMKVPMKLKDFCEELNKRRKAIDTTDELSIYELSFWAHYELVTIHPWADGNGRTSRLLMNLLQMEYDVLPTKVYKEDKAEYIQALIDTREAEDTDIFINCMAKLHCEHLQQDIDHFLISTSEKMVDKTEILQEMVDKWSIKPTLAGKLADIIVFMADKEEIRTEQLVTQLGLTETTAKRYLRQLTDFGYLEAHGGNRNKSYTKKV; encoded by the coding sequence ATGAAACAAGAGATAAAAGACATCATGCTAAAATTGCTCAAACGCCATAAGGAGTTGGGCATAACCGATCAGATAGACTACGAAAAGTTCTACCTGTATTCTATCATTACTCATAGTACAGCCATAGAAGGTAGTACTGTGACTGAGGTGGAAGCTCAGCTGCTTTTCGACGAAGGCATTACTGCAAAAGGAAAGCCTTTGATAGAACAATTGATGAACCTCGATTTGAAGGCTGCCTACGATTATGGTCGCATTTGGATCAAGCAACATGAGGACATCACCATAGAATCTCTTGTAACTCTTGCGTCTAAAGTAATGGCACGTACAGGCGGCGAATACTATTCATTAGGTGGTAGCTTTGATGCTTCGAAAGGAGAACTTCGTAAACTAAATGTTACAGCAGGAGCTGGCGGCAGGTCGTATATGAACTGGATGAAGGTACCCATGAAACTGAAAGATTTTTGTGAAGAACTTAATAAACGTCGCAAAGCTATAGATACAACTGATGAATTGTCTATATATGAACTGAGTTTCTGGGCGCACTACGAACTTGTAACCATCCATCCATGGGCAGATGGAAATGGGAGGACAAGCCGCTTGCTTATGAACCTTCTGCAAATGGAATATGATGTATTGCCAACAAAGGTATATAAGGAAGATAAAGCTGAATACATCCAAGCTCTCATTGACACCAGGGAAGCTGAGGACACAGACATCTTCATCAACTGTATGGCAAAACTTCATTGCGAACATCTACAGCAAGATATCGACCATTTCCTTATATCGACATCAGAGAAAATGGTCGATAAAACAGAAATTCTGCAAGAAATGGTCGATAAATGGTCGATAAAGCCAACTCTGGCAGGGAAATTGGCCGATATTATAGTTTTCATGGCCGACAAAGAAGAAATCAGAACCGAGCAGCTTGTTACTCAATTGGGTTTGACAGAAACCACAGCTAAACGCTATTTAAGACAACTGACAGATTTCGGTTACCTGGAAGCTCATGGAGGCAATAGAAACAAGTCATATACAAAGAAGGTATGA
- a CDS encoding HNH endonuclease encodes MSKKSMIPTPASIRKAYVEEYLKRRTDAEEFARFTESELADFIRKHESPNFESIYTQLDHNYYDRVRHDMAIDGQMRTEDNAADNRYSLHLKTWSGFLESKAFRNLFKTKIAIEDLSSDAEPSAPSTPSFREETEGERKHILKETDVIRRNPQLRQMCLDKYGYQCQCCGMDFEETYGKELGVNFMEVHHIRMISTYETDGVPENFLENLVPLCSNCHSMIHHIKDSEHPLRDLREAYRGIKKEIKIWKQD; translated from the coding sequence ATGAGCAAGAAAAGTATGATACCAACACCAGCATCCATCCGCAAGGCTTACGTGGAAGAATATCTGAAACGCAGAACGGATGCAGAGGAGTTTGCCCGATTCACAGAATCGGAATTGGCAGACTTCATCCGAAAGCATGAGTCGCCAAACTTTGAAAGCATCTATACACAGCTCGACCATAACTACTACGACCGGGTACGCCATGATATGGCTATAGACGGACAGATGAGAACAGAAGACAATGCTGCTGACAACAGGTATTCTTTACATCTGAAAACATGGTCAGGGTTCCTGGAATCAAAAGCATTCCGCAATCTCTTCAAAACAAAGATTGCCATAGAGGATTTGTCATCTGATGCGGAACCATCAGCACCTTCTACTCCATCTTTCCGGGAAGAAACCGAAGGCGAACGGAAGCATATTCTGAAAGAGACGGATGTGATAAGGCGCAATCCACAGCTCCGCCAGATGTGCCTTGACAAGTATGGCTATCAATGTCAATGCTGCGGAATGGATTTTGAGGAAACATACGGCAAAGAACTGGGTGTCAACTTCATGGAAGTGCATCATATAAGGATGATCTCTACTTACGAGACCGATGGAGTACCCGAGAACTTCCTGGAGAATCTGGTACCGCTATGCAGCAACTGCCACAGTATGATTCATCATATCAAGGATTCGGAACATCCGTTAAGGGATTTGCGTGAAGCATACCGAGGCATCAAGAAAGAAATTAAAATATGGAAACAAGACTAA
- a CDS encoding DEAD/DEAH box helicase, translated as MNFSELYNNNRTAVERALVAMWCGESNNDSQRSYIKQMKTLIGNLFAPENAVPVVQCMNSYIPVAPEKAEEAKALVGKLWNFKYSPYEHQYKCWDVLLRQRTADDKPKSVVVTTGTGSGKTECFMMPLIHDLSQNALPNEIQALFLYPLNALMEDQKERLEELLTVAESSTGTRLTYTVYNGDLPEMEPKNTDKSDDAEKMRRRIEHVTGGKYEWVKKDPDGQGHYELKDSKYPHMIYTRKDVRNNPPHIVLTNPTMLEYILLRGADAKLIVAGKHSLRWVAIDETHSYTGAGAAELAMLLRRVLLAFKVNAQNVRFATSSATFGNGEDKEKDERELKEFIAGITGVRADQVEAIGGKRIGEKEIPKGEDEDRWRKIFKADYISLDELYPEKASISQKLQWLDEMCQREEDRCKAEGLKMPVCKLKVHYFYRVPNNGLFVRLNEFADGSFKIYTENAIGKKIGEDALSLTPIEEAPLLELSRCKHCGEYVALASVNTEDWTYEAIATDDSDMFDLDMAENNDNSTKKYAIFGLSNEKNMKGDGNVKFRLVPGGKLQPLAPADEKETGNWHVVGNIQGCCPYCNAKQTKNHNTDQDVEGDANGNMEDNRLQKFRLSADFISRMMAPSILDQLDKGDSKTGGIVLHDGQQYISFVDSRQAAAKATLKQNLEQERMWFNSTIYHELCRRKANGLTKEAAMAQILAAVQADPMSMMKYTPMMANLQSPDPKVVQKQLDEMSCKYMTWSEIVELLKNDPYCPVFASVFVKRSGDSDEVEDGLPSDEIIDKYIQSIMVMYLAHRPASAASPETLGLFETCYPQLEKIKLPKAVEDFNDLLDNPVNQITEEDWRNLMQVYLDYTVRSNQSFYLRIPGNDKIDIFSTVRFATEKPRRRPFNKPKLEEGKVSTARIVRYLCALIARDDNTLTMNDAQRQYFHEISAVIDSLWETLTGDEYKILQVGQRLDDTGHFVNEKDNAPRFNLNDLCFKLYDDVYLCDTKADGNRHAVCLRPIGNNFKRFSPYLEGTTPVELREDLHEQWEAFPYYKGSAKEGDKKTIESWAKTHRALLWNNNIWGTDGVFSDRLEDIHAFPNLFVQQEHTAQVDKSVARGLQSKFKDHTINILACSTTMEMGVDLGNLEVVLLSSVPPLPANYKQRAGRSGRNNKVRSACITLCGSDVIGLRTLSNPIDKIISRPVRVPSVDLKSPQVIQRHVNSFLVRAFGVFTEGANGGRLTQKVADYYTPFEVKVINGKIEFVKDNSSNADPNDLLGDPKGTMYEKFNILCSKQLEPEVREDLMKLLSGTVYDDQINQVVKNAQEINERCYSELRNKLIDYKTAFSGGGPITDKFRIKLKMQYIEVLYKRLLNFWATSRFTPNANMPVNVLTLDLNSNGKKDFFTPMTSSNPSYSLRDAIAQYAPGNSVAVDGVVYIVRGIEITNMYDDNHKTYKTIYRNSDKTVINDSTLSNQIKWTVNDNYGLELIQPVGFMPDMNEDKTRIMDSNVYTRVSAQLIDADDWANNVTEPHLFSVRPNSDSGNAKILYYNEGKGYGYCFCPKCGRTVLEEDVADKDEPLKFPYEFNNITPEKKEGKPEKPKYHFAITGKEMRKACCCSHDASKVKRNVIIGDTIQTDYSEIRIRHKGKNKWMSNRDEEENLLFTLGIAFTQTLVDILGKERGAVDFAIMPNGHLCIFDCNPGGAGYANQMANIQVMKDVIKATKKLLMEAREKKSKDMLLDKFTLRYAKFVDVDAALAWIEEEEEVGDTVPQNIKDAFPGTSPSQTTLYDLEKAFAASHQELVLFADNDYTEWDYEDRENGWQPQFMNRFVIKSQTTTFCLMESEQTAIVEPVVAMCREIKAWAKGSDVKKMKNPWASKCLYPIAYIDGSLYFMSSKEHAQLNAQWGNDTMFFVRTDNPIASAKSMDLSYKPSAMLLKLAGDEFKEIHTYQLGEILQTKSNGLIDEFISYAKQNGGNLKISYQDEHLKSIMGMMITIQTVWHIVKQIGSNFDIEFKVEAYRDDKGNANKICTNMPSSEVRDKWLTNFTNAWIDDLKYDQNIEGHLLPVVSVPKRTLTHWRVLSITCGNKKLSIYPDGGFINEWNIARQPNGERFEVETITYDTKIYLYRNKDIKFDIAIEDTK; from the coding sequence ATGAACTTCTCTGAACTATATAACAACAATAGAACAGCGGTGGAAAGAGCCCTCGTTGCGATGTGGTGCGGTGAGTCGAACAACGACAGTCAGCGCTCATACATCAAGCAGATGAAGACTCTTATCGGCAATCTATTTGCGCCTGAGAATGCCGTGCCTGTAGTTCAATGCATGAACTCATATATCCCAGTTGCGCCTGAGAAAGCTGAGGAAGCCAAGGCTTTGGTGGGCAAACTGTGGAACTTTAAATATTCTCCATACGAGCACCAGTATAAATGCTGGGATGTATTGCTCAGACAAAGAACGGCAGACGATAAGCCAAAATCGGTTGTCGTGACTACGGGTACTGGTTCTGGTAAGACGGAGTGCTTTATGATGCCATTGATTCATGACCTCTCACAAAATGCACTGCCAAATGAAATACAGGCTCTCTTTCTCTATCCTCTCAACGCCTTGATGGAAGACCAGAAGGAGCGTTTGGAAGAACTTCTGACGGTTGCAGAATCATCTACAGGCACTCGCCTGACCTATACAGTATATAATGGTGACTTACCAGAAATGGAACCCAAGAATACGGACAAGTCAGATGATGCAGAGAAAATGCGCCGTCGCATAGAGCATGTGACAGGAGGCAAATATGAATGGGTAAAGAAAGATCCAGACGGGCAAGGACATTACGAGCTGAAGGACTCGAAATATCCTCACATGATCTATACCCGTAAGGATGTTCGCAACAACCCTCCTCATATTGTATTGACCAACCCAACCATGCTGGAATACATCTTGCTGAGAGGAGCCGATGCAAAGTTGATTGTTGCTGGAAAGCATAGTCTTCGCTGGGTTGCTATCGACGAGACCCACTCTTATACTGGAGCTGGAGCAGCTGAACTTGCGATGCTTCTTCGTCGTGTACTTCTCGCCTTCAAAGTGAATGCACAGAATGTGCGTTTTGCAACATCATCTGCTACCTTCGGAAATGGTGAGGACAAAGAGAAGGATGAAAGAGAACTGAAAGAGTTTATTGCCGGTATCACTGGCGTGAGAGCTGACCAGGTGGAAGCTATTGGAGGTAAGCGTATCGGAGAAAAAGAAATTCCGAAGGGTGAAGACGAAGATCGTTGGAGAAAAATTTTCAAGGCTGACTATATCTCTCTGGATGAACTATATCCAGAGAAAGCTTCTATCAGCCAGAAACTCCAGTGGCTCGACGAGATGTGCCAGCGAGAAGAAGACCGCTGCAAGGCAGAGGGGCTTAAGATGCCTGTATGCAAATTGAAGGTACACTACTTCTATCGTGTCCCTAACAACGGACTCTTTGTCCGATTGAATGAGTTTGCTGATGGTTCTTTCAAAATATATACAGAAAACGCCATCGGAAAGAAGATTGGTGAAGATGCTCTGTCATTGACTCCTATCGAGGAAGCTCCACTGCTGGAACTCAGCCGATGTAAGCATTGTGGCGAGTATGTAGCACTGGCTTCTGTCAATACTGAGGATTGGACTTATGAGGCCATCGCAACTGATGATAGCGATATGTTCGACCTCGACATGGCAGAAAATAATGACAACTCAACGAAGAAGTATGCCATCTTCGGACTCTCTAATGAAAAGAACATGAAGGGAGACGGTAACGTGAAATTCCGTTTGGTTCCTGGAGGCAAACTGCAACCATTGGCACCTGCCGATGAAAAAGAAACGGGAAACTGGCATGTTGTTGGCAACATCCAGGGATGCTGTCCTTACTGCAATGCCAAACAGACCAAGAACCACAATACAGACCAGGATGTGGAAGGTGATGCAAACGGGAATATGGAAGACAACCGTCTGCAGAAGTTCCGTCTCTCAGCCGACTTCATCTCACGCATGATGGCTCCAAGCATCCTTGACCAGTTGGATAAAGGCGATTCAAAGACAGGCGGCATCGTACTTCATGACGGACAGCAATATATCAGTTTTGTAGATAGCCGTCAGGCTGCAGCAAAGGCAACCTTGAAACAGAATCTGGAACAGGAACGTATGTGGTTCAACAGTACCATATACCATGAACTGTGTCGCAGGAAGGCAAATGGACTGACCAAAGAGGCTGCTATGGCACAAATCTTAGCTGCAGTTCAAGCAGATCCTATGTCTATGATGAAATATACACCAATGATGGCTAATCTCCAGTCGCCTGACCCTAAGGTGGTTCAGAAGCAGCTGGACGAGATGTCGTGCAAGTATATGACCTGGTCAGAGATAGTAGAACTTCTGAAAAATGATCCATACTGTCCGGTATTTGCATCCGTATTCGTGAAGCGTTCGGGTGATAGCGATGAGGTGGAAGACGGACTTCCATCAGATGAAATCATTGACAAGTATATCCAGAGTATTATGGTGATGTATCTGGCACATCGTCCTGCATCTGCAGCATCTCCGGAAACTTTGGGTCTGTTTGAGACATGTTATCCTCAACTGGAGAAAATCAAGTTGCCAAAGGCTGTAGAAGACTTCAATGATTTGCTGGACAACCCAGTTAACCAGATTACAGAAGAGGACTGGAGAAACCTGATGCAGGTTTATCTCGACTATACGGTACGAAGCAACCAGTCTTTCTATCTTCGCATTCCTGGAAATGACAAGATTGACATCTTCTCTACGGTACGTTTTGCTACAGAGAAGCCTCGCCGTCGTCCATTTAACAAACCTAAACTGGAAGAAGGCAAGGTATCAACAGCCCGTATTGTGCGTTATCTCTGTGCGCTGATAGCCCGTGATGACAACACATTGACCATGAACGATGCTCAGCGTCAGTATTTCCATGAGATTTCTGCCGTAATAGATTCTCTTTGGGAAACTCTGACTGGCGATGAGTATAAGATATTGCAGGTGGGTCAGCGTCTGGATGATACAGGACACTTTGTCAATGAAAAAGACAATGCGCCTCGTTTCAATCTGAATGACCTCTGCTTCAAGCTCTATGATGACGTTTATCTCTGCGATACAAAAGCAGACGGTAACCGCCATGCAGTCTGCCTGCGCCCTATCGGAAACAATTTCAAGCGTTTCTCTCCATATTTGGAAGGTACTACACCTGTAGAATTACGTGAGGATTTGCATGAGCAATGGGAGGCTTTCCCATACTATAAGGGTTCAGCAAAGGAAGGAGACAAAAAGACTATAGAATCCTGGGCTAAGACGCATAGAGCCTTACTTTGGAACAATAACATTTGGGGAACAGACGGTGTATTCTCTGATCGTCTGGAGGATATTCATGCCTTCCCAAATCTTTTTGTACAACAGGAACATACCGCTCAAGTTGATAAGAGTGTGGCTCGTGGATTGCAGTCGAAGTTCAAGGATCATACCATCAATATCCTTGCCTGCTCTACAACTATGGAGATGGGTGTGGACTTGGGTAACCTGGAGGTAGTATTGCTGTCGAGTGTTCCTCCTCTGCCTGCCAACTATAAGCAGCGTGCAGGTCGAAGCGGACGTAACAACAAGGTTCGCAGTGCCTGTATAACTCTTTGTGGTTCAGACGTGATAGGTCTCAGAACTTTGAGCAATCCTATAGACAAGATTATCAGTCGACCAGTAAGAGTACCATCTGTAGATTTGAAGAGTCCACAGGTGATTCAGCGTCATGTAAACTCATTCCTTGTTCGTGCCTTTGGCGTGTTTACCGAAGGTGCCAATGGTGGACGCCTGACACAAAAGGTAGCAGACTATTATACCCCATTTGAAGTGAAGGTAATCAACGGCAAGATTGAGTTTGTGAAGGACAATTCAAGTAATGCGGACCCTAACGACCTGCTTGGCGATCCAAAGGGAACAATGTATGAGAAATTCAACATTCTATGTTCCAAGCAACTTGAACCAGAGGTACGTGAGGACCTGATGAAACTTTTGAGTGGTACGGTTTATGATGATCAAATCAATCAGGTGGTCAAGAATGCGCAGGAAATCAACGAGCGTTGCTACTCTGAACTGCGCAACAAACTGATAGACTACAAGACTGCATTTTCGGGAGGTGGTCCTATCACGGACAAATTCCGCATCAAGCTGAAAATGCAGTATATAGAGGTGTTGTATAAGCGATTGTTGAACTTCTGGGCAACCAGTCGTTTCACTCCGAATGCCAATATGCCGGTCAACGTGCTCACGCTCGATTTGAACAGCAATGGCAAGAAGGACTTTTTTACTCCTATGACATCATCCAATCCATCCTACTCATTGCGTGATGCCATCGCCCAGTATGCGCCAGGCAACAGCGTGGCAGTGGATGGTGTTGTATATATCGTTCGTGGTATAGAAATCACCAACATGTATGATGACAACCACAAAACATACAAGACCATCTATCGAAACAGCGACAAGACGGTGATCAATGATTCTACGCTCAGTAATCAGATTAAATGGACTGTGAATGATAACTATGGGCTGGAACTGATTCAGCCAGTTGGTTTCATGCCTGATATGAATGAGGACAAGACCCGAATTATGGACAGTAATGTCTATACACGAGTTAGTGCTCAGCTGATTGATGCTGATGACTGGGCAAACAATGTGACGGAACCTCATCTTTTCTCTGTTCGCCCTAATAGTGACTCTGGCAATGCCAAGATACTCTATTACAATGAAGGTAAGGGATATGGATATTGCTTCTGTCCTAAGTGTGGACGTACAGTATTGGAGGAAGATGTAGCAGACAAGGATGAACCATTGAAGTTCCCGTATGAGTTTAACAATATAACGCCTGAAAAGAAGGAAGGAAAGCCAGAGAAGCCAAAATACCATTTCGCCATCACCGGTAAGGAAATGCGCAAAGCTTGCTGTTGCTCACATGATGCCTCAAAGGTGAAGCGCAATGTGATTATTGGCGACACAATACAAACCGACTATAGCGAGATTCGTATTCGCCATAAGGGAAAGAACAAATGGATGTCTAACCGTGATGAGGAGGAGAACCTGCTCTTTACATTGGGTATAGCCTTCACTCAGACCTTGGTGGACATTCTGGGCAAAGAACGTGGAGCCGTTGACTTCGCCATCATGCCAAACGGTCATCTCTGTATCTTCGACTGTAATCCAGGAGGAGCTGGCTATGCTAACCAAATGGCTAACATTCAGGTAATGAAGGATGTCATCAAGGCTACGAAGAAACTCCTGATGGAAGCTCGTGAGAAGAAATCAAAGGATATGCTCCTCGACAAGTTTACACTCAGATATGCCAAGTTCGTTGATGTAGATGCAGCTTTGGCTTGGATAGAAGAAGAGGAAGAGGTGGGTGATACCGTTCCTCAAAATATCAAGGATGCATTCCCTGGTACTTCTCCATCACAGACCACATTATATGATTTAGAGAAGGCCTTTGCAGCATCTCATCAAGAACTGGTTCTGTTTGCTGACAATGACTATACCGAATGGGATTATGAGGATAGAGAAAACGGATGGCAGCCACAGTTCATGAATCGTTTTGTGATAAAGAGCCAGACTACGACTTTCTGTCTGATGGAATCGGAACAGACAGCAATAGTGGAACCAGTTGTGGCAATGTGCCGTGAGATAAAAGCATGGGCAAAAGGGAGCGATGTCAAAAAGATGAAGAATCCTTGGGCAAGCAAGTGCCTCTACCCTATTGCTTACATTGACGGCAGCCTTTACTTCATGAGCAGCAAGGAACATGCACAACTGAATGCACAATGGGGCAACGACACTATGTTCTTTGTTCGCACGGATAATCCTATTGCTTCTGCGAAGTCTATGGACTTGTCTTATAAACCATCGGCTATGCTGCTGAAACTGGCTGGTGATGAGTTCAAGGAGATTCATACCTATCAGTTGGGTGAAATTCTCCAGACAAAATCGAATGGTCTCATTGATGAGTTCATTTCCTATGCTAAGCAGAACGGTGGCAATTTGAAGATTAGCTATCAGGACGAACATCTGAAGAGTATCATGGGTATGATGATTACCATACAGACTGTCTGGCACATAGTGAAACAGATTGGTTCAAACTTCGACATCGAGTTTAAGGTTGAAGCCTACAGAGATGACAAGGGCAATGCCAACAAGATATGCACCAACATGCCATCTTCTGAAGTGCGTGACAAATGGTTGACGAACTTCACAAATGCATGGATAGATGACCTCAAATATGATCAGAACATAGAAGGTCATTTACTCCCTGTCGTTTCCGTTCCTAAGCGTACTCTCACCCATTGGCGAGTATTGTCAATAACTTGTGGTAACAAGAAGCTCTCTATCTATCCAGATGGAGGTTTCATCAACGAGTGGAACATTGCCCGTCAGCCAAATGGCGAACGATTCGAAGTAGAGACAATAACCTACGACACAAAGATTTATCTCTATCGTAATAAGGATATTAAATTTGATATAGCAATAGAAGATACGAAATGA
- a CDS encoding McrB family protein, which yields MNLRDIVTLFKNHQIQYGLNGDSENQMQELYKWELVSKQNGHPDPNAVDFSKEINSLEFKNLCFSSQITAIRNFVKYEPEEYRKLFRALFDENILLQERIENFTESCKTLWDDKIKAKFTNHTSAMCDERLISCFLTFHNPQKYTFYKNDVYKNLCKLLGVKPRKAGLKLVHFYELLDQYVIPEIEKENELILSINDEIKNNGCIKSMPLTAQTVLWYYNRALLKNTDTDKEDNENDLVETKIDSTMMYQKYIDLLKESKNLVLTGAPGTGKTFMAQAIAKEMGCGKYEMCFVQFHPSYDYTDFVEGLRPIMMSEGQMGFERKDGIFKEFCKKAIKNLEDSKKTLTELSEEKSLNDKYNTVIDKINNGDLNEFKLKTNGKSMEVVKVTDFNNIELKTPGTSSNRTYTVSFDRLAKLAKVFTTTESLNNISNISDAVRDAIGGCHASAYWAVLKEVYKQKNISTLTASNVVKKDFVFIIDEINRGEASKIFGELFYAIDPGYRGKKDIRVKTQYQNLVPETDVFAEGFYIPENVFILGTMNDIDRSIESMDFAMRRRFTWKEIKPEDTQSMLDKLECATKAKNVMVRLNNEISKIEGLGPAYQVGPSYFLKLGDNGGNFEKLWNMNIEPLLREYIRGFRKSEEIMEKLRNAYFDTKESNSNINDNEFVDEN from the coding sequence ATGAATTTAAGAGATATAGTCACATTATTCAAGAATCACCAAATCCAATATGGGCTAAATGGTGATTCTGAAAACCAAATGCAAGAATTATATAAATGGGAATTGGTGTCCAAACAAAATGGACACCCAGACCCTAATGCTGTAGATTTTTCTAAAGAGATTAATTCACTGGAATTTAAGAATCTATGTTTTAGTTCACAGATTACCGCAATTAGAAATTTTGTGAAATATGAACCAGAAGAGTATAGAAAACTCTTTAGAGCACTATTTGATGAAAATATCCTTCTACAAGAAAGAATAGAAAACTTTACTGAAAGCTGCAAAACATTATGGGATGACAAGATCAAAGCAAAGTTTACCAATCATACGAGTGCAATGTGTGATGAGCGACTTATCAGTTGTTTCCTGACATTCCATAATCCTCAGAAATATACTTTTTATAAAAATGATGTATATAAGAATTTATGTAAGCTTTTAGGGGTTAAGCCACGAAAGGCAGGTCTAAAGCTTGTTCATTTTTACGAATTACTGGATCAATACGTTATTCCAGAGATTGAGAAAGAGAATGAATTGATTTTGTCCATCAATGACGAAATAAAGAATAATGGATGTATTAAAAGTATGCCACTTACAGCCCAAACGGTATTGTGGTACTATAATAGGGCATTATTAAAAAATACAGATACTGACAAGGAAGATAATGAAAATGATCTTGTTGAAACAAAAATAGACAGCACTATGATGTATCAAAAATATATTGACTTGCTTAAAGAAAGCAAGAACTTAGTTCTGACTGGTGCTCCTGGTACCGGTAAGACCTTTATGGCACAGGCCATAGCAAAAGAAATGGGATGTGGTAAGTACGAAATGTGCTTTGTGCAATTTCATCCCTCTTACGACTATACTGATTTTGTAGAAGGTCTAAGACCTATCATGATGTCTGAAGGACAGATGGGATTTGAGCGTAAAGATGGAATTTTCAAAGAGTTTTGCAAAAAAGCTATCAAGAATTTGGAGGACAGCAAAAAAACTCTCACTGAGTTATCGGAAGAAAAATCACTGAATGATAAATATAATACAGTTATTGATAAAATTAATAATGGTGATTTGAATGAATTTAAGCTCAAAACAAACGGAAAATCCATGGAAGTGGTTAAGGTTACAGACTTTAATAACATAGAACTGAAAACTCCTGGAACTAGTAGTAATCGTACTTATACCGTTTCTTTTGACAGATTGGCAAAACTTGCAAAAGTATTTACTACAACAGAGTCTTTGAACAATATTTCAAACATTAGCGATGCTGTAAGGGATGCTATTGGAGGTTGTCATGCTTCAGCTTACTGGGCTGTACTTAAAGAAGTGTACAAACAAAAGAACATTTCAACATTAACAGCAAGTAACGTAGTCAAAAAAGATTTTGTTTTCATCATTGATGAAATCAATCGTGGAGAGGCTTCAAAAATATTTGGTGAACTATTCTATGCCATTGACCCTGGTTATAGAGGCAAGAAAGATATTCGAGTAAAGACTCAATATCAGAACCTTGTCCCTGAAACAGATGTATTTGCAGAAGGATTTTATATTCCTGAGAACGTATTCATTCTTGGTACAATGAATGATATAGACCGTAGCATCGAGAGCATGGACTTTGCTATGCGTCGCAGATTTACTTGGAAGGAAATAAAGCCAGAAGATACACAATCTATGCTCGACAAACTCGAATGTGCCACTAAGGCAAAGAATGTTATGGTAAGATTGAATAATGAGATATCCAAGATTGAAGGGCTTGGACCTGCCTACCAGGTTGGACCATCATACTTCTTAAAGTTGGGTGATAATGGTGGAAACTTTGAAAAGCTGTGGAATATGAATATCGAACCATTGCTTCGAGAATATATCCGTGGTTTCCGCAAATCAGAAGAAATCATGGAGAAGTTGAGAAATGCTTACTTCGATACCAAAGAAAGCAACTCAAATATTAATGATAACGAATTTGTCGATGAGAATTAA